Proteins from a single region of Deinococcus roseus:
- a CDS encoding serine hydrolase domain-containing protein, which yields MAESFGSVQDLQAFVSKQASNPAIVGLSIAVVAKGKVQWSAGYGQANKEKNLPVTPDTPFMLGSISKVVTGTAIMQAVEQGKLSLDADIRSLLPFDVAVKHLITLRQLATHTSGIHDDYDVLDASYGPGDSKTTLQTFLKRYLAVPKHFLATGSTYGYSNVGLGLAGYVLERKTGMPLNVWSEKQIFGPLGMKNTHWFLKGFPQTQKIAVPYDAQGNPLPHYGYPTWPDGQLRSSANDLGRFLAAMMNGGVLNGKRILQSKTVQQMLKEQFPEVRKPRGQALFWELNKGLIGHNGGDEGVFTMMYFDPRTHIGVVLLMNRQTEVTLQVGKTIFVRLLREGGLEGLFR from the coding sequence ATGGCTGAGTCTTTTGGGTCCGTGCAGGACCTGCAGGCTTTTGTTTCAAAGCAGGCCAGCAACCCCGCAATTGTGGGCCTCTCCATTGCTGTGGTGGCAAAAGGCAAGGTGCAGTGGAGCGCCGGATACGGTCAGGCCAACAAAGAGAAAAACCTTCCTGTGACCCCCGACACCCCTTTCATGCTGGGCTCCATCAGCAAAGTGGTGACTGGAACAGCGATCATGCAGGCTGTGGAGCAGGGAAAGCTGTCTCTGGATGCAGACATTCGCTCCCTCTTGCCTTTCGATGTGGCTGTCAAGCATCTCATCACCCTCCGGCAACTGGCCACCCACACTTCGGGCATTCATGATGATTACGATGTGCTGGATGCTTCTTATGGCCCTGGAGATTCCAAAACCACCCTGCAAACTTTCCTGAAAAGGTATCTGGCTGTCCCGAAGCACTTTCTGGCAACAGGTTCAACTTACGGGTACAGCAATGTGGGTCTGGGACTGGCAGGTTACGTGCTGGAACGAAAAACCGGAATGCCTCTGAATGTGTGGAGTGAAAAACAGATTTTTGGTCCTCTGGGAATGAAAAACACCCACTGGTTCCTCAAAGGTTTCCCCCAGACCCAGAAAATTGCAGTTCCCTACGATGCACAAGGAAACCCATTGCCCCATTACGGCTACCCCACCTGGCCCGATGGTCAGTTGCGTTCCAGTGCAAACGATCTGGGACGTTTTCTGGCCGCCATGATGAATGGGGGAGTGCTGAATGGCAAGCGCATCCTGCAAAGCAAAACCGTGCAGCAAATGCTCAAAGAACAGTTCCCAGAAGTCCGGAAACCCAGAGGTCAGGCCCTGTTCTGGGAACTCAACAAAGGCCTGATCGGGCACAACGGGGGAGATGAGGGGGTTTTCACCATGATGTACTTCGATCCCAGAACCCACATCGGGGTGGTCCTGCTGATGAACCGCCAGACCGAAGTAACCTTGCAGGTGGGGAAAACCATTTTTGTCCGGTTGCTCAGGGAGGGGGGATTGGAAGGTTTGTTCAGGTGA